ATATCGAGCACGCGCTTGCCGTCGAAATCGGCGGCCAACGCCGCGGCCGCGGCGCGGGCGCAGTCCTCGCGCGTCACATACCCGGCCTTGCCGTCGCCGGCCGCAGCGACGAGCTGGCCCGTCGCCAGCGCGCGCCTCAGCGAGGCCACGAGGAAGTCCGTATAGAGGTTGTTGCGCAGGACGGTCGCGCCGAGCCCGCTCTCCGCGAGGGCGTCCTCGGTGGCCTGGTGGTCGGGCGCGATCGTGATCGGCGAGCCCGGCCCGGGGTTGGTCAGCGACGTGTAGACCACGTGCCGCACACCCGCCTTCGCGGCGGCCTCGAGCGCGCTCCGGTGCTGCGCGATGCGCCGGCCCGGGCGGTCCAGCGCGTCGGTGCTGATGAGCAAGAGACGCGCCGCTCCCGCGAACGCCTCCGCGAGCGAGGCGGGAGCATCGAAGTCTGCGCGCCGCACCTCGACGCCGCGGGCGCGGAGCTCGCCGAGCTTCTCCGGGTGCCGGGTCGTGACGAGGAGCGGCCCTGCGCCCTGCGCGAGCAAGAGATCGACGACGCGCCGCCCGAGCTGGCCGTTGGCGCCGGTGACGAGGAGAGTCTGAGACATGATGAGAGCTCCCTGTGACGAGGTTGAGCGGATGTTTGCCTCTGTCTCGAATCTGGTGCAACACACAGATTTTGGCTACTGTGTGCCGAAATGGGAACAATGGATCTGAACCACCTCTCCGTCTTCGCGGCGGTCGCCGAGACGGCGAGCTTCACGGAGGCGGCGCGCCGGCTCGGGGTGCCCAAGTCGACGGTCAGCCGGGGCGTCGCGTCGCTGGAGGCTTCGCTCGGCGTGCGTCTCTTGCAGCGGACGACGCGCAGCGTGGCGCTGACGACGGCCGGGCAGGCGCTGGTGGACCGCCTCGGCTCGCGGCTCAAGGCGCTGACGGAGGCGATCGAGGGGCTCCCGGAGCTCGAGGACGAGCCGTCGGGCACGCTGCGGCTCACGGCGACGGCGGACTTCGCAACCGAGGTGCTGGCGGAGATCCTCGCCGCCTTCTGCCGCCGCTACCCGCGCATCACGGTCGAGATGCACCTGTCGACGCAGCCGGTGGATCTGGTGAAAGAGGGGTACGACGTTGCGTTCCGGTTCTTCGCGAAGAAGCCGCGAGACTCGACGCTGGTCGCGCGCAAGGTGGGCGAGCTGCACCTGCAATTCTACGCCTCGCCCGCGTACCTGGCCGCGCGGGGGACGCCGAGGACGCTGGACGATCTCGCGGGGCACGATTGCGTGGCGCTCATCAAGACGAGCCCGTTCGGGCGAGACGAGGTGTCGCGCGCCCGCGCGCGGCTTCGTGTCCGGTGGCTCGCGAACGACGGGTTCTTCGCGCGCGAGGTGGTGCGCAACGGCGGTGGGATCGGCCTGCTCCCGACCTTCCTCGTTCAGCAGGACGTGCTCGCTGGAGCGCTCGTCCGCGTGCTGCCGCGCTGGACGGCGCCGACGGGCGGCGTCTTCCTCGTGTTCCCGAGCGGCCAGCACTTGCCGAGGAAGACCGTCGCGCTGCGTGATCACGTGGTCGAGGCGCTGCGGATGCAGCTCAAGGCGCGCGCGGGCCGCGTCGGCGAAGGCTAGCCGTTCCATCGGGGGTGGATCCGGCCGAGCGTCGCCCAGACCATCGTCTCGCTCGGGATCGAGCTTGCTGAGATTACGACACTATCCGACCCACAGGCGGGCCTGAGGCACTGTATCGGGCGCACGCTGCGCGAGGCGACCCGAGGCGGGCGCCCCGACCCAGGTTGAGGTTGCCCGACCCAGGTTGAGGTTGCCGCCCCGACTCAGGTTGAGGTCGCCGGATTGAGGTTGCCGCCCGACCCCGCCGCCCCAGGTTGCCCGACCCAGGTTGAGGTTGCCGCGCCGACTCAGGTTGAGGTCGCCGGATTGAGGTCGCCGCCCGACCCCGCCGCCCCGACCCAGGTTGAGGTCGAACCCAGGTTGAGGTCGCCCGCCCTGCGCACGCGCCTGGCACGGGTCTCGCAATGGACTATCTCCGGAAGGAGGGCCCCGCATGGATTACGACCGCTTCGTCGAGGAGGTGCAGCGCCGCGCCGGCTTCGAGGGCCGCGACGAGGCCGAGCGTGCGATCGCCGTGACAGCACGGACGCTCGGCGAGCGGCTGCTTGCGGAGGAGGCGGCCCCGATCGCCGGTAGGCTGCCGGGTCCGGTCGCCGCAGCAGTGCGGGGCGCCACGTACCAGGGCGATTTCGATCGCGACGAGCTCTACGACCGCATCGCCCGCCGCGAGGGCGCGCCGCGCGGCTTTGGCATGGAGCACGCCCAGGCCGTGTGCCAGGTCATCGGCGAGGCGCTACCCGAGGCCGAGCGCCTGCGGCTCGAGCGGCACCTGCCGGA
The nucleotide sequence above comes from Sorangium aterium. Encoded proteins:
- a CDS encoding SDR family oxidoreductase; its protein translation is MSQTLLVTGANGQLGRRVVDLLLAQGAGPLLVTTRHPEKLGELRARGVEVRRADFDAPASLAEAFAGAARLLLISTDALDRPGRRIAQHRSALEAAAKAGVRHVVYTSLTNPGPGSPITIAPDHQATEDALAESGLGATVLRNNLYTDFLVASLRRALATGQLVAAAGDGKAGYVTREDCARAAAAALAADFDGKRVLDITGPAAVSQRELAQIASAVTGKSIDYVPVPGDALEQGMQKAGIPAAMATLLTSFDEAIARGTLDVTTRAVEELTGKPAEDVRSYLARHRAALLAPVEA
- a CDS encoding LysR family transcriptional regulator, with the translated sequence MGTMDLNHLSVFAAVAETASFTEAARRLGVPKSTVSRGVASLEASLGVRLLQRTTRSVALTTAGQALVDRLGSRLKALTEAIEGLPELEDEPSGTLRLTATADFATEVLAEILAAFCRRYPRITVEMHLSTQPVDLVKEGYDVAFRFFAKKPRDSTLVARKVGELHLQFYASPAYLAARGTPRTLDDLAGHDCVALIKTSPFGRDEVSRARARLRVRWLANDGFFAREVVRNGGGIGLLPTFLVQQDVLAGALVRVLPRWTAPTGGVFLVFPSGQHLPRKTVALRDHVVEALRMQLKARAGRVGEG
- a CDS encoding DUF2267 domain-containing protein; the encoded protein is MDYDRFVEEVQRRAGFEGRDEAERAIAVTARTLGERLLAEEAAPIAGRLPGPVAAAVRGATYQGDFDRDELYDRIARREGAPRGFGMEHAQAVCQVIGEALPEAERLRLERHLPDWADLFAPRSAGAPPPRPAHAASPPEIGQGSTLATGRPGSRHPLSEARPETAHAESVARSDDPHADTRLSSSPGLTQERLRETLADGRPGPEHPVSEAQR